A region of Euryarchaeota archaeon DNA encodes the following proteins:
- a CDS encoding translin family protein, giving the protein MKGIRRIADRLERVLTARDQARERGIVSARAITRLSGDSVRALHAGRDERIALAAATSEAARLKRVLAKYPDLYFAGFAIDALAELAEAAVVRSIARGLPVPLPRDINVPEDAYLLGLGDAIGELRRLSLDCMRRSDHALASKRVEEMEMLFEILMRFNHTSALGALRRKQDVARGLIEKTRGELQVSAENAQLRRKLAQLERALASKRKS; this is encoded by the coding sequence GTGAAAGGGATTAGGCGAATCGCGGACCGACTGGAACGCGTCCTCACGGCCCGCGACCAGGCGCGCGAGCGTGGCATCGTCTCCGCCAGGGCGATCACCCGCCTCTCCGGGGATTCGGTGCGGGCCCTCCACGCAGGCCGGGACGAGCGCATCGCGCTTGCGGCGGCCACAAGCGAGGCGGCGCGGTTGAAACGCGTGCTCGCGAAGTACCCCGACCTTTACTTCGCGGGGTTCGCGATCGACGCCCTCGCGGAACTTGCCGAGGCCGCGGTCGTGAGGTCCATCGCCCGGGGCCTTCCCGTGCCGTTGCCGCGTGACATCAACGTCCCCGAGGACGCTTACCTTCTGGGCCTTGGCGATGCCATCGGCGAATTGCGTCGACTTTCCCTCGATTGCATGAGGAGATCCGACCACGCGCTCGCGTCGAAGCGGGTCGAGGAGATGGAGATGCTGTTCGAGATCCTCATGCGGTTCAACCACACGTCTGCATTGGGGGCTCTGCGGCGCAAGCAGGACGTCGCGCGCGGCCTCATCGAAAAGACCAGAGGTGAGTTGCAGGTCTCCGCGGAGAATGCGCAGCTGCGCCGGAAGCTAGCGCAGTTGGAGCGGGCGTTGGCGTCCAAAAGGAAGAGTTGA
- a CDS encoding hydroxyacid dehydrogenase, with product MKIIVPETISEAGLKVLRERFDVDTKAMDRAEIEEAIRGADALLVRSATKVDGKLIELGGRLKVIGRAGVGVDNIDVPAAAKRGIVVVNAPTAATESVAELTIGMMLALARGLPRADGSMKRGEWLKKDLMGTQLHDKTLGLIGIGRIGARVAEIAKALGMTIVAYDPFVDAGTMVRYNATKMTSPQEVVERADFVSMHLLLNDETRNLMDASLLSKMKPGAFLVNVSRGGVIDEKALYDALKAKRLAGAALDVYESEPPKASPLLTLENVILTPHIGASTREAQDAAGLIVAEDVKRVLLGERPLYPVKI from the coding sequence GTGAAAATCATCGTCCCAGAGACCATCTCGGAGGCGGGCCTCAAGGTCCTTCGCGAACGCTTCGACGTCGATACCAAGGCGATGGACCGGGCAGAGATCGAGGAGGCGATCCGGGGCGCCGATGCGCTCCTCGTGCGTAGTGCTACGAAGGTCGATGGGAAGCTCATCGAACTTGGCGGCAGGTTAAAGGTCATCGGCCGCGCGGGCGTTGGGGTGGACAACATCGATGTCCCGGCGGCGGCGAAGCGAGGGATCGTGGTCGTGAACGCTCCGACGGCCGCCACCGAATCCGTGGCTGAACTCACGATCGGAATGATGCTCGCGTTGGCACGCGGCCTGCCGCGCGCGGACGGCTCAATGAAACGGGGCGAGTGGCTAAAGAAGGATTTGATGGGGACACAACTCCACGACAAGACCCTCGGACTCATCGGCATCGGCCGCATCGGCGCGCGCGTCGCCGAGATCGCGAAAGCACTTGGGATGACCATCGTCGCCTACGACCCGTTCGTCGATGCCGGCACGATGGTCCGCTACAATGCGACGAAGATGACGTCGCCTCAAGAGGTCGTCGAGCGCGCCGATTTCGTGAGCATGCACCTCCTCCTTAACGATGAGACGCGCAACCTCATGGACGCGTCACTCCTTTCGAAGATGAAGCCGGGTGCTTTCCTCGTGAACGTGAGCCGCGGCGGGGTGATCGACGAGAAGGCGCTCTATGACGCCCTCAAGGCCAAGCGCCTTGCAGGCGCGGCGTTGGACGTCTACGAGAGCGAGCCTCCGAAGGCTAGCCCGCTCTTGACCCTCGAAAACGTGATCCTCACACCGCACATAGGCGCCTCGACGCGGGAAGCGCAGGATGCCGCGGGCCTCATAGTTGCCGAGGACGTGAAACGCGTCCTTCTTGGGGAGCGGCCGCTCTACCCTGTGAAAATCTAG
- a CDS encoding universal stress protein, whose amino-acid sequence MVLRLLFPLDGSERSFAAMERALILFKATPGLQVTLFNVMQKGFETAPETTVEEFDEDEGDEIFPTEDSSLRMLAKAQAVCKKHGVAANEKAVKGKVADEIIRETASHDVIVMHSLDRKGFGEVLRGSKTEHIARSAKCLVLLSRED is encoded by the coding sequence ATGGTCCTCCGCCTCCTATTCCCCCTCGACGGCTCCGAGCGTTCCTTCGCCGCGATGGAGCGCGCCTTGATCCTGTTCAAAGCCACGCCGGGCCTCCAGGTCACGCTCTTCAACGTAATGCAAAAAGGGTTCGAGACGGCCCCGGAGACGACGGTCGAGGAGTTCGATGAGGACGAAGGGGACGAGATATTCCCGACGGAGGACTCGTCGCTACGGATGCTCGCGAAGGCTCAAGCCGTATGCAAGAAACACGGGGTGGCGGCCAATGAGAAGGCCGTCAAGGGAAAGGTCGCGGACGAGATCATCCGCGAGACCGCGAGCCACGACGTGATCGTGATGCATTCGCTCGACCGAAAAGGATTCGGCGAGGTGTTACGGGGTTCGAAGACAGAGCACATCGCAAGGTCGGCAAAGTGCCTCGTGCTTCTTTCGAGGGAAGACTGA
- a CDS encoding MFS transporter, with product MGESAVSKMGRVFSTYPRTFWLINFIELLERGAYYGMLAIFTVYMVRTRGFSSVEVGGFLAVLQPLLYFVPLVAAALAEKYGYRISLILAFALLGIGYFALGSVSEPVAIIASIVALGVGAGAFKPIATAVVAQSTSPEQRNFGFVIYYMAVNMGAFLVPLAIAFTIPPEFYGLVFFVSAGLIALNVAIIFLLYRNVRPPQTGKSVFGALGALVGVFKDPAFLLLLLLYSGFWFMYAQFQFYAPLYMTDFHAMPDWFTPAFLATVNPGVIILMGSPIGKFVEKLPSLPTMIAGIGLYVVGTVFLGVVPGLFILGAVLVSIGEVVAHPCFYAYVSKIAPQDRVAVYLGYAFIPVGIGLTVGAGVGGTMYNAFSEVGTRPKLYWAASAAVGLFTMAAFILYNRWITKKRAAPEVVAAPARRSTFDLVTKPAIAVVAILLIPAVIGAGYVGGTDRFDRVAELPPTDNVTRPIGVLNVAPVTGTTTEGQSTERTVMVNMTNGTVESVNFTLEWVDEAASSAATANSPDTFRFTVRLPNGETVASPQASNPPGGRGLVALAASTPWGGNGAYLITVFAVACGDETVQSQSLPVSPAPDTGNAWRMTMN from the coding sequence GTGGGCGAGTCGGCCGTCTCAAAGATGGGTAGGGTCTTCTCGACGTATCCTCGGACATTCTGGCTCATCAATTTCATAGAACTCCTCGAGCGCGGCGCCTATTACGGGATGCTCGCGATCTTCACCGTATACATGGTGAGGACGCGGGGTTTTTCCTCCGTGGAGGTCGGAGGCTTCCTCGCGGTCCTTCAGCCCCTTCTCTATTTCGTCCCCCTTGTCGCGGCGGCCCTGGCCGAAAAATACGGTTACCGGATCTCGTTGATCCTCGCCTTCGCCCTCCTCGGGATCGGTTATTTCGCGCTTGGATCGGTCTCCGAGCCCGTCGCGATCATCGCGAGCATCGTGGCGCTCGGTGTCGGTGCCGGGGCCTTCAAACCGATAGCCACGGCCGTGGTCGCCCAATCCACCTCCCCGGAACAGCGTAACTTCGGGTTCGTCATCTATTACATGGCCGTGAACATGGGCGCGTTCCTCGTGCCGCTCGCGATCGCGTTCACGATCCCGCCGGAATTCTATGGCCTCGTCTTCTTTGTCTCAGCCGGTCTCATCGCGTTGAACGTCGCGATCATCTTTCTCCTGTACAGGAATGTCCGCCCGCCGCAGACGGGAAAGAGCGTGTTCGGGGCGCTCGGGGCGCTGGTCGGCGTCTTCAAGGACCCGGCGTTCCTCCTCCTCCTGCTTCTTTACAGCGGCTTTTGGTTCATGTACGCGCAGTTCCAGTTCTACGCGCCGCTCTACATGACGGATTTCCATGCGATGCCCGACTGGTTCACGCCTGCGTTTCTTGCGACCGTGAACCCGGGTGTCATCATCCTCATGGGTTCGCCCATCGGGAAATTCGTCGAGAAGCTGCCGTCGCTCCCGACGATGATCGCCGGAATAGGCCTCTACGTGGTCGGCACCGTGTTCCTCGGCGTCGTCCCGGGACTCTTCATCCTCGGCGCCGTCCTGGTGAGTATCGGAGAGGTGGTCGCACACCCGTGTTTCTACGCGTACGTCTCGAAGATCGCCCCCCAGGACCGGGTGGCGGTCTACCTCGGGTATGCCTTCATCCCGGTGGGGATCGGTCTCACGGTCGGGGCGGGCGTCGGGGGGACGATGTACAACGCCTTCTCGGAAGTAGGGACTCGCCCCAAACTCTATTGGGCGGCCTCCGCGGCCGTTGGTCTTTTCACGATGGCCGCGTTCATCCTCTACAATCGTTGGATCACAAAGAAACGGGCGGCGCCAGAGGTCGTTGCGGCCCCGGCGCGCCGGTCCACCTTCGACCTTGTCACGAAGCCTGCTATCGCCGTGGTCGCGATCCTCCTCATCCCGGCCGTGATAGGCGCCGGCTACGTGGGCGGTACGGATCGGTTCGATCGTGTGGCCGAGCTTCCGCCGACGGACAACGTGACGCGGCCTATCGGTGTTCTCAACGTCGCCCCCGTGACGGGAACGACGACGGAAGGCCAATCGACGGAAAGGACGGTGATGGTGAACATGACGAACGGGACAGTCGAGTCCGTGAATTTCACCCTCGAATGGGTCGATGAGGCGGCGTCATCGGCGGCCACGGCCAACTCTCCGGACACGTTCAGGTTCACGGTGCGGCTTCCAAACGGCGAGACGGTCGCGAGCCCGCAAGCCTCCAACCCCCCGGGCGGAAGGGGCCTGGTCGCGCTCGCCGCCAGTACGCCGTGGGGAGGAAATGGTGCCTATCTGATAACGGTCTTTGCGGTCGCGTGCGGCGATGAGACCGTCCAAAGCCAATCGCTTCCCGTTAGCCCCGCGCCGGACACTGGAAACGCCTGGCGCATGACCATGAACTGA